The following are encoded together in the Oryzias melastigma strain HK-1 linkage group LG17, ASM292280v2, whole genome shotgun sequence genome:
- the c8a gene encoding complement component C8 alpha chain → MHFYLLLSLCTIHLLAGFSITVNASWRSSTATNSSWNSLRGTRSVRKPAPINCRLGPWSSWTSCNQCTDKKFRFRHLERPSQFGGDECVDMLWERLVCPQATSQCLVNDYCDESFTCIETGRCISQSLRCNGESDCYDFTDEDECQDINLRKDKCATIMPIPGVERGTQGYNILTGDFVDQVFDPTYFGGQCEYVYNGEWRKFTYDAFCESLHYNEDEKNYRKPYNYHAYRFVAEATSEGSHEYFEDMQSLLKARKTLSSFNAGVTVGVYYVEAGVKGSQETEFLTNITKHNSKELGFIRVWAKVQTALFKMRSNQLMLHEDLYVSLMELPERYDFGMYARFLNTFGTHYVTEGTMGGSLEYVFVVNKTAMAQSNVESKRVEQCIGASLGFSYPVSDSVKLGGKISGQGCGDTTNLSTKEGGSSSVIEDVVTFVKGGITQTSAGVLIIRDADTYKKWGTSLKYNPALIDYETMPIYEAVRLSTAADHAGPRVANLQRAFDEYLQQFDACRCAPCKHNGVPVLSGTSCSCLCKSGYQGLSCEETLRGDTRTDGSWSCWGSWSSCSSGRKSRTRTCNNPAPEGGGAACLGSSSQTQSC, encoded by the exons ATGCATTTTTACTTGCTGCTAAGTTTATGCACGATACATTTGCTTGCTGGTTTCAGCATAACTGTGAATGCCTCCTGGAGGTCTTCGACAGCGACTAACAGCAG TTGGAACTCACTAAGAGGAACCAGATCTGTGCGTAAACCAGCACCTATCAACTGTCGACTTGGTCCCTGGTCGTCATGGACATCATGCAACCAGTGTACAGACAAAAAG TTCCGTTTCAGACACTTGGAGAGGCCATCCCAGTTCGGTGGTGACGAGTGTGTTGACATGCTGTGGGAGAGACTCGTATGTCCACAGGCGACAAGCCAGTGTCTTGTAAATGACTACTGTGATGAAAGTTTCACCTGCATAGAAACAG GACGCTGCATCAGCCAGTCCCTTCGCTGTAACGGAGAATCAGACTGCTATGATTTTACTGATGAAGATGAATGTCAGGATATAAATCTAAGAAAAGATAAATGTGCCACTATCATGCCGATTCCGGGTGTTGAACGTGGCACACAAGG CTACAACATCCTGACTGGGGACTTTGTGGATCAAGTCTTTGACCCGACGTACTTTGGAGGACAGTGTGAATACGTCTATAACGGTGAATGGAGAAAATTCACTTACGATGCCTTCTGTGAGAGCCTGCACTACAACGAGGACGAGAAGAACTACAGGAAGCCTTACAACTACCATGCCTACAGATTTgtg GCTGAAGCGACATCAGAAGGCTCCCACGAATATTTTGAGGACATGCAAAGCCTCCTAAAAGCGAGGAAGACTTTGTCTTCCTTTAATGCTGGCGTCACGGTTGGAGTCTATTATGTGGAAGCTGGAGTGAAAGGCAGCCAAGAGACCGAGTTTCTCACTAACATCACAAAGCATAACAGCAAG GAGCTGGGGTTCATCAGAGTTTGGGCCAAAGTGCAAACAGCCCTTTTCAAGATGCGTTCCAACCAGCTGATGCTTCACGAGGACCTGTACGTCTCGCTTATGGAGCTCCCTGAACGTTATGACTTTGGGATGTACGCCCGATTTCTGAACACGTTCGGCACACACTACGTTACTGAGGGAACCATGGGAGGATCCCTGGAATACGTTTTTGTCGTCAATAAAACAGCAATGGCCCAGTCGA ATGTTGAATCTAAAAGAGTGGAACAATGCATCGGCGCCTCTCTTGGATTCAGTTATCCTGTCAGTGACTCTGTCAAGTTGGGGGGAAAGATCTCTGGACAGGGTTGTGGAGATACAACAAACCTTTCAACAA AGGAGGGTGGCAGTTCATCGGTGATTGAGGACGTCGTCACTTTTGTAAAGGGGGGAATCACGCAGACCAGTGCTGGCGTGCTCATCATCAGAGATGCTGACACGTACAAAAAGTGGGGAACTTCTCTGAAGTACAACCCGGCACTGATTGACTACGag ACCATGCCAATCTACGAGGCTGTGCGCCTCAGCACGGCTGCTGACCACGCCGGACCGAGAGTAGCCAACTTGCAGAGGGCCTTTGACGAGTATCTGCAGCAGTTTGACGCGTGTCGCTGCGCCCCCTGCAAACACAACGGAGTCCCTGTGCTTTCAGGCACCTCCTGCAGCTGCCTTTGCAAGTCGGGCTACCAGGGACTGTCCTGCGAGGAGACACTCAGAGGAG ACACCAGGACAGATGGCTCATGGTCCTGCTGGGGGTCGTGGTCTTCCTGTTCATCAGGGAGGAAATCAAGGACGAGAACCTGCAACAATCCTGCACCCGAAGGCGGCGGAGCAGCCTGCCTGGGCTCATCCAGCCAGACTCAGAGCTGCTGA